One window of Bacillus sp. THAF10 genomic DNA carries:
- a CDS encoding glycosyl transferase, translating to MNKQAMLFFILGIIILVISSPLGYSLVKIVYRNQNLTGEFVPLLNGFIHSLMLIGILVFSIGVVTILKEKN from the coding sequence ATGAATAAACAAGCAATGTTATTTTTTATTTTAGGGATTATTATTTTAGTAATTAGTTCTCCTCTTGGGTACAGCCTAGTTAAAATCGTGTATCGAAACCAGAATTTAACTGGAGAATTTGTACCTCTTCTAAATGGATTTATACATTCATTAATGTTAATTGGTATTTTGGTGTTTAGTATTGGAGTAGTTACTATATTAAAAGAAAAAAATTAA
- a CDS encoding cytoplasmic protein, with protein sequence MGAEPSKELEELENETKESHRFSSHNRKDLEKDSTCGCFYCLKIFNPKEIVEWWDDDNTAVCPYCGIDSIIGESSGFPITELFLKSMHKVWF encoded by the coding sequence ATAGGAGCAGAACCATCAAAAGAACTTGAAGAGTTAGAAAATGAAACGAAGGAATCTCATCGTTTTAGTAGTCATAATAGGAAAGACTTAGAAAAGGATAGCACATGTGGGTGTTTTTACTGTTTGAAAATATTTAACCCAAAAGAAATTGTTGAATGGTGGGATGATGATAACACAGCAGTTTGCCCTTATTGTGGAATTGATTCGATTATTGGGGAGAGTTCTGGATTTCCCATCACAGAACTGTTTCTAAAAAGTATGCATAAAGTGTGGTTTTAG
- a CDS encoding NUDIX hydrolase codes for MQMPVHIVAAGGFVENGKGEILLVKTRRDGHWVFPGGQVEVGENLIDGVIREVKEESGIDVKVSHLVGVFSNTGTYEGHSGVKIVPTKVMFDFVCEPIGGELTTSDETAESRWVSKEQVLNMVSAPALRTRYQSYLDFNGSVHYMDYKTKPEFELKFKRNI; via the coding sequence ATGCAAATGCCAGTACATATTGTGGCTGCGGGGGGCTTTGTTGAAAATGGTAAAGGTGAAATATTATTAGTTAAAACCCGTAGAGATGGTCACTGGGTATTTCCAGGAGGTCAAGTGGAGGTAGGTGAAAATTTAATAGATGGGGTAATAAGAGAAGTTAAAGAAGAAAGCGGGATTGATGTTAAAGTATCTCATTTGGTAGGGGTTTTCTCTAATACGGGCACATATGAAGGACATAGCGGGGTAAAGATAGTACCTACAAAAGTGATGTTTGATTTTGTATGTGAACCTATAGGTGGGGAATTGACAACATCTGATGAAACAGCAGAAAGTCGCTGGGTTAGTAAAGAGCAAGTCCTTAATATGGTCTCAGCTCCTGCACTGCGTACACGCTATCAATCATATTTAGACTTTAACGGAAGTGTCCATTATATGGACTATAAAACTAAGCCAGAGTTTGAATTGAAATTTAAGAGAAATATATAA
- a CDS encoding ArsA family ATPase → MKLLSHKIMFVGGKGGVGKSTTSSALALTLSENKKRTLLISTDPAHNIGDIFHVKTKEGKLSINPYLDLLEINSEKESKRYIEEVKNNLKGLVRATMLEEVHRQIDLASATPGADEAALFDKITSIIIEEMYNYDHIIFDTAPTGHTLRLLTLPELMNVWISGLLEKRRKVQQNYSQLLHDGEPVEDPIFEKLQNRKAKFVKVRDYLLDRTVTGYSFVLNAERLPIIETENAVKMLQKNDINVTTLFINKVIPDYADGSFMMKRRENEQSYLIKIHQTFTNQEIIKMPLFEHDISTLEHLRKYASFLVTKEKIK, encoded by the coding sequence ATGAAGCTCTTATCACATAAAATTATGTTCGTTGGCGGCAAAGGAGGGGTTGGAAAATCAACGACCTCATCAGCACTAGCCCTTACGCTATCAGAAAACAAAAAAAGAACTCTGCTGATATCAACAGATCCTGCTCATAATATTGGAGATATTTTTCATGTGAAAACGAAGGAAGGTAAATTATCCATAAATCCTTATTTAGATCTTCTAGAAATCAACTCAGAAAAAGAATCAAAACGATACATTGAGGAAGTGAAAAACAACCTCAAAGGATTAGTCAGGGCAACGATGCTAGAGGAGGTTCACAGACAAATCGACCTTGCTAGTGCCACGCCAGGTGCGGATGAAGCTGCATTATTTGATAAAATAACATCCATTATCATTGAAGAAATGTACAACTATGATCACATCATTTTTGATACTGCTCCTACTGGACACACTTTACGCCTTCTAACTCTTCCTGAATTGATGAATGTTTGGATAAGTGGGCTTTTAGAAAAAAGAAGAAAAGTCCAGCAAAACTATAGTCAGTTATTACATGACGGTGAACCAGTTGAGGATCCAATTTTTGAGAAGTTACAAAATAGAAAGGCGAAATTTGTTAAGGTGCGGGATTATCTTTTGGACAGGACAGTAACAGGGTATTCCTTTGTTTTAAACGCAGAAAGATTACCCATTATTGAAACAGAAAATGCTGTGAAAATGCTACAAAAAAACGATATTAATGTGACAACTCTTTTTATTAATAAGGTAATACCTGACTATGCGGATGGCAGTTTTATGATGAAAAGGAGAGAAAATGAGCAGTCTTATTTAATAAAAATACATCAAACATTCACCAATCAGGAAATTATTAAGATGCCGTTATTTGAGCATGATATTTCTACACTGGAGCATTTAAGGAAATACGCTTCATTTCTGGTTACTAAAGAAAAGATAAAATAG
- a CDS encoding DUF1871 family protein — MNQSQNPLILSNYEIVKKVINDWDPMDLLALGGAEDEYSLEIKKIYKALRYCDELENLAVQIKKVMDASYSTDLAPIVCLQVADIIWEELR; from the coding sequence ATGAATCAGTCACAAAATCCGCTAATATTAAGCAATTATGAGATTGTAAAAAAGGTGATTAATGATTGGGATCCCATGGACCTTCTTGCATTAGGCGGTGCTGAGGATGAATATTCCCTCGAAATCAAGAAGATTTATAAAGCCTTACGATATTGTGATGAATTGGAGAATTTAGCGGTACAAATAAAAAAGGTCATGGATGCTTCCTATTCCACTGACCTTGCTCCTATTGTGTGTTTGCAAGTGGCAGATATCATTTGGGAAGAATTACGGTAA
- a CDS encoding LLM class flavin-dependent oxidoreductase, whose translation MQNNNIPLSVLDLAPITEGSDASSAFTNSVELAQHTENLGFTRYWLAEHHNMQGIASSATAVIIGHIAGATKTIRVGSGGIMLPNHAPLVIAEQFGTLESLYPGRIDLGLGRAPGSDQLTAAALRRERKSGGEDFPNQLAELMAYFKPDTTAKVRAVPGEGLHIPIWLLGSSGFSAKLSAELGLPFAFASHFSPDYTLPALEYYKTNFKPSKSLSKPYAVIGVNVIAAQTDEEAEYLATSIKIQFLNLIRGKPGKLQAPVENMDSLWSPYEKQIVDQQLKYTVIGSQETVKQKLSAILEETEADEIIVNTHVFDQKARLQSYSILADTWF comes from the coding sequence TTGCAAAATAACAATATTCCCTTATCTGTATTAGATTTGGCTCCCATAACAGAAGGAAGTGATGCAAGCTCGGCCTTTACAAACAGCGTGGAGCTTGCTCAGCATACGGAAAACCTCGGATTCACAAGGTATTGGTTAGCAGAACATCATAATATGCAGGGAATTGCAAGCTCAGCAACTGCTGTTATCATCGGTCACATAGCAGGAGCTACCAAAACAATTCGCGTAGGATCAGGTGGGATTATGCTTCCTAACCATGCTCCACTTGTAATTGCAGAACAGTTTGGCACACTTGAATCTCTTTATCCAGGGCGAATTGATTTAGGGCTTGGACGAGCACCAGGCAGTGATCAGCTAACTGCCGCTGCGCTGCGACGTGAGCGAAAAAGTGGAGGAGAGGATTTTCCAAACCAATTGGCAGAATTAATGGCCTATTTTAAACCAGACACCACAGCCAAAGTCCGTGCAGTACCAGGCGAAGGACTCCATATTCCTATCTGGCTTCTTGGGTCTAGTGGCTTTAGTGCAAAATTGTCCGCAGAGCTTGGACTTCCTTTCGCTTTTGCCAGTCATTTTTCACCAGACTATACATTACCAGCATTAGAATATTATAAAACAAACTTCAAACCTTCTAAATCACTTTCTAAGCCTTATGCCGTGATTGGGGTTAATGTTATCGCAGCTCAAACCGATGAAGAAGCAGAATATCTTGCCACCTCTATCAAGATACAGTTTCTTAATTTAATTCGAGGAAAACCTGGTAAATTACAGGCACCGGTGGAAAACATGGATTCTTTATGGAGTCCCTATGAAAAGCAGATAGTCGATCAACAATTAAAATATACAGTCATTGGCAGCCAAGAGACGGTGAAGCAAAAATTATCCGCAATTCTAGAAGAAACTGAAGCAGATGAAATCATTGTGAATACCCACGTTTTTGATCAAAAAGCTAGACTCCAGTCCTACAGTATTTTGGCAGACACGTGGTTTTAA
- a CDS encoding DUF5662 family protein, producing MLKASWKYFLYILDHKLNVLIECWKEGLYIQGIIHDWSKFSPKEFFPYAKKFFYDGEKSADDELKWRYAWLHHQHKNKHHWEYWVVDSNNNQALPMPRKYLIEMVCDWRSFSRKWGRKVKDSTLDLTNKIVLHPDTKKELEGITRNIRETGSKNIC from the coding sequence ATGTTAAAGGCTAGTTGGAAGTACTTCCTTTATATCCTTGACCATAAGCTAAACGTGCTTATTGAATGCTGGAAAGAAGGATTATACATACAAGGCATTATTCATGATTGGTCAAAATTTTCACCAAAAGAATTTTTTCCGTATGCAAAGAAATTTTTTTATGATGGAGAAAAAAGTGCTGATGATGAATTGAAATGGAGATATGCCTGGCTGCACCATCAACATAAAAATAAGCATCATTGGGAATATTGGGTTGTTGATTCGAATAATAATCAGGCTTTGCCTATGCCCAGAAAATATCTCATCGAAATGGTATGTGATTGGCGTTCGTTTTCAAGGAAATGGGGAAGAAAAGTCAAAGATTCCACCTTAGATCTTACCAATAAGATTGTTTTACACCCTGATACGAAAAAAGAACTAGAGGGTATTACTAGAAATATAAGAGAAACTGGAAGCAAAAATATTTGCTAA
- a CDS encoding carbon starvation protein A, which produces MNSVWLAIVGIIVFALGYRYYSKFIAAKIYRLDPDYVTPAHKYNDGVDFVPTKKVVLWGHHFSSVAGASPILGPAIALYWGWGPAFLWVILGTVFAAGVHDFGTLVLSVRNKGQSIGTITDRLIGKRAKMLFLFIILILVLMVNAVFAWVISNLFIKFPAAVLPIFIEIPIAIWIGYAVYKRKMKMLVPSIIALAIMYGTAVLTSKVPALQIDLVKYFGGAENTVLFGLDGVSMSFFVWIVILLVYCYFASTLPVWKLLQPRDYINSHQLVVGLIMLYAGLMILRPELTAPMTNEVSDVSWFPILFITIACGAISGFHGLVASGTTSKQLNRETDARFVGYLGSVGEGILALISIIAVATLFANAGEFRDAYASFGAASAGGMGNFINGAAQLATGLAIPADIARTIVTVIVVSFAATSLDTSLRLMRYIISEIGSEYNFKPLTNMHVATSIAVVSSAALVLIPKGPNGFGSGGYLLWPLFGTSNQLLAGVSLLLISVWLKQQGRNFFFTFVPMVFIFAMTLYAMFTQVVFQWSGLGDTDANMLLFILGGVILVFAFWIILEAFRVFVKTDKTPPMDSSI; this is translated from the coding sequence GTGAATTCTGTTTGGCTTGCTATAGTTGGAATTATCGTATTTGCTTTAGGTTATCGGTATTATTCAAAGTTTATCGCAGCGAAAATTTATCGCCTAGATCCTGATTATGTAACACCAGCTCATAAGTATAATGATGGAGTGGATTTTGTTCCTACGAAAAAAGTAGTTTTATGGGGACATCATTTTTCATCGGTTGCTGGGGCATCCCCAATTTTAGGACCCGCCATCGCATTGTATTGGGGATGGGGACCTGCGTTTTTGTGGGTAATTCTTGGAACGGTTTTTGCAGCGGGAGTGCATGATTTTGGAACTCTTGTCTTGTCTGTTCGCAATAAAGGGCAGTCAATTGGTACCATTACTGACCGTCTTATTGGTAAACGGGCAAAAATGCTTTTCTTGTTTATCATTTTAATCCTAGTGTTAATGGTTAATGCGGTATTTGCATGGGTTATTTCTAATCTATTTATTAAATTCCCTGCAGCAGTACTGCCAATTTTCATTGAAATTCCTATCGCTATATGGATTGGTTATGCTGTTTATAAACGAAAAATGAAAATGTTGGTTCCGTCTATTATTGCTCTTGCCATCATGTACGGGACGGCAGTTTTAACAAGTAAGGTTCCTGCCTTACAAATTGACCTTGTCAAATACTTTGGTGGTGCAGAAAACACCGTGCTTTTTGGACTTGATGGAGTATCCATGTCATTCTTTGTTTGGATTGTCATCTTGCTTGTTTATTGTTATTTCGCTTCCACCTTACCAGTATGGAAGCTATTGCAGCCTCGTGATTATATTAACTCTCATCAATTGGTAGTTGGTCTAATCATGCTGTACGCGGGCTTAATGATATTGCGCCCAGAATTGACAGCTCCCATGACAAATGAAGTAAGCGATGTTTCTTGGTTTCCGATACTTTTTATCACAATTGCTTGCGGGGCGATTTCTGGTTTTCATGGACTAGTTGCTTCTGGTACCACATCCAAGCAACTTAATAGAGAAACGGATGCACGATTTGTTGGATATTTAGGCTCAGTTGGTGAAGGTATTCTTGCACTGATTTCTATAATTGCGGTTGCTACCTTGTTTGCTAATGCTGGAGAATTCCGAGATGCCTATGCAAGTTTCGGAGCAGCGAGTGCTGGGGGCATGGGCAACTTTATTAACGGTGCTGCCCAACTTGCAACAGGTCTTGCTATTCCAGCTGATATTGCAAGAACTATTGTTACAGTTATCGTTGTTAGCTTTGCTGCAACAAGTTTGGATACGTCCTTACGTCTAATGCGCTACATTATTTCTGAAATTGGAAGTGAATATAACTTTAAGCCTTTAACGAATATGCATGTTGCCACTTCTATTGCGGTTGTTTCAAGTGCTGCATTAGTCTTAATTCCGAAGGGACCAAATGGTTTCGGTTCTGGAGGATATCTACTATGGCCATTGTTCGGTACTAGTAATCAACTCTTAGCAGGAGTTAGTTTATTATTAATTTCTGTATGGTTAAAGCAGCAGGGTAGAAACTTCTTCTTTACCTTTGTTCCGATGGTCTTTATTTTTGCCATGACTCTGTATGCGATGTTCACACAGGTAGTGTTTCAATGGTCTGGACTTGGGGATACGGATGCAAACATGCTTCTATTCATTCTAGGTGGAGTAATTTTGGTTTTTGCATTTTGGATTATTCTCGAGGCATTTAGAGTATTCGTCAAAACAGACAAAACTCCGCCAATGGATTCATCCATATAA
- a CDS encoding GDSL-type esterase/lipase family protein yields the protein MKLKHFSMIFTVILILNVFASTSVFAESETEFQPKVLALGDSIPYGTSLPDRSYAFPNLILEGNAVVKNVSVPGLTSDGLLTQITSDSTTMEAIEVADVITINIGNNDLLQAVDIKAIQEALLKGNPVDFEKIKAKVGVASKLAGENLQQILASISTQNEDAVILLYNMYNPFPNLESEPFKTLHALGEEILKPVNTSLGGIPLLYPNTIVLDAYHAFNGKQLEYVYPNDVHPTEKGHVVLASLATEELLAFIPQPEPPPIYELELSYSTDETEGPLTIHVDTKGEVPLKLLWMPGERKAEDFMNASGVHTITKSTFEVSENGVYTVLGIFSEDFSAYALSSIEVTSIVPKKEPPVKEEPPVEEEPPVQDKDEVKEGRPPSGSNQDKERILSIVN from the coding sequence TTGAAGCTGAAACATTTTTCTATGATTTTTACCGTAATCCTCATTCTAAACGTCTTTGCCTCCACCTCAGTGTTTGCAGAAAGTGAAACAGAGTTCCAACCCAAAGTGCTAGCTTTGGGGGATTCCATTCCGTATGGGACAAGCCTTCCTGATCGGTCGTATGCGTTTCCTAATCTTATTTTAGAAGGAAATGCTGTTGTAAAGAATGTAAGTGTCCCAGGATTAACGAGCGATGGTTTACTTACACAGATAACCTCAGATTCTACCACTATGGAAGCTATTGAGGTTGCAGATGTCATTACCATTAACATAGGAAATAATGATCTCTTACAAGCTGTAGATATTAAAGCAATTCAAGAAGCACTTTTAAAAGGAAATCCAGTTGATTTCGAAAAAATTAAAGCAAAAGTTGGTGTAGCGTCAAAACTAGCAGGTGAAAATCTTCAACAAATATTAGCTTCTATCAGCACACAAAATGAAGATGCTGTCATCCTTTTATACAATATGTACAATCCGTTTCCAAACTTAGAATCAGAACCTTTTAAAACACTTCATGCTCTTGGAGAAGAAATTCTAAAGCCAGTAAATACAAGTTTAGGTGGAATTCCTCTTCTCTACCCTAATACCATCGTTTTGGACGCTTATCATGCGTTTAATGGGAAGCAGCTTGAATATGTATATCCAAATGATGTGCATCCAACAGAAAAAGGACATGTGGTACTAGCATCTCTAGCAACAGAGGAACTCCTAGCCTTTATACCGCAACCCGAGCCACCTCCTATTTATGAACTGGAATTAAGTTATTCTACGGATGAGACAGAGGGACCTTTAACAATCCATGTGGATACAAAGGGTGAAGTTCCTTTGAAGTTATTGTGGATGCCTGGCGAGAGAAAAGCGGAAGATTTTATGAACGCAAGCGGAGTCCATACTATTACAAAATCAACTTTTGAGGTTTCGGAAAATGGTGTCTATACTGTTCTTGGTATTTTCAGTGAGGATTTTAGTGCTTATGCTTTAAGCTCGATTGAAGTAACTTCAATCGTTCCTAAAAAGGAGCCACCAGTTAAGGAAGAACCACCTGTTGAAGAGGAGCCTCCTGTTCAAGATAAAGATGAAGTAAAGGAAGGTAGGCCACCTTCTGGAAGCAACCAGGATAAAGAAAGGATCTTATCAATAGTAAATTGA
- a CDS encoding cory-CC-star protein, with translation MDLLEKLKKVVAIYDEILQQPHRTEIAREMREEEDLFTLLCFSEMLGLPNPAFYYTLELYPFIIERFHEWHLRMGMEKSPLHGIRCC, from the coding sequence ATGGATCTATTAGAGAAGCTCAAAAAAGTTGTAGCAATCTACGATGAAATACTGCAACAGCCCCATCGAACGGAAATAGCTAGAGAAATGAGAGAAGAAGAAGACCTCTTTACGCTTCTTTGTTTTTCAGAAATGCTTGGTCTTCCTAATCCGGCCTTTTATTACACACTTGAACTATATCCATTTATAATCGAACGTTTTCATGAATGGCATTTGCGAATGGGGATGGAGAAATCACCATTACATGGCATTAGATGCTGTTAA
- a CDS encoding helix-turn-helix domain-containing protein has protein sequence MSDLVKFIGARIRKIRKLRGLTQEILAERTGLQDSYIGGIERGARNISLQTLEKLIIGLEITPLFFFNLMLWILNPKREDMYGR, from the coding sequence ATGTCCGACTTAGTTAAATTTATTGGAGCGAGAATAAGGAAAATTAGGAAATTAAGAGGTTTAACTCAAGAGATACTTGCAGAAAGAACAGGATTACAAGATTCATACATTGGTGGTATAGAGAGAGGAGCAAGAAATATATCCTTACAAACCCTTGAAAAACTAATTATTGGACTTGAAATTACTCCATTATTTTTTTTCAATTTAATGCTATGGATATTGAATCCGAAAAGAGAGGACATGTATGGCAGGTAA
- a CDS encoding penicillin-binding transpeptidase domain-containing protein produces the protein MKRLLFIFTALAILSGCQKEPVNPYDVLNKYITSWTEKDYEKMHQEFLQPSDKEQVSLKLFKEKHLEVYDFFQMENLTIEILDKEILWEEKESVTIPAKISYDTFARKVDYEVEFVLAKTIDEEENEHWHLDWDPTFIFPDYALTDTFKVAYSPAPRGEIFDKEGRLLAGDEELILLGIIPGKFDAETDLTRLAEHINLTEEDITKLYTVSWAQPDQLMVIKKFREEQREHVLEIIDFEKGIWNNREVQRVYPYAEATAHLVGYIDEVTAQDLEENDEYEAGDRVGKAGMEALYEEQLKGTEGMLVTQVKEDGTEKTVARTEPVRGEDITLTIDAEIQAKLYETIKDETGQATVYEPSTGKVLSLVSVPAYDPNSVTIGPRNNATLNTFRYTYSPGSTMKLLTAIIGLESGKLDPNHQYDIPKKQWNIGGSNVTRVYEDDKKVDLRSGLNNSDNIYFAMAGVEIGAETFEEGLRKLGVGEELPFAYPIESNSQISNSGKFNSNVMLAHTAYGQGEFLISLVHLASIYGGIVNDGTMMKPLLLKEEESSVWKEIASSDTAALLKGLLRQTVTEGKSSVANLPGREIAGKTGTAEIDKTKGMENGLWISYDQKNPTLLTAMLIEDVLEKGGSKHTIELTNKFYGALSN, from the coding sequence ATGAAAAGACTATTATTTATCTTTACTGCTCTAGCAATTCTATCAGGCTGTCAAAAAGAACCTGTTAATCCTTACGATGTCCTAAACAAATACATAACATCATGGACGGAAAAAGATTATGAAAAGATGCATCAAGAATTTTTGCAACCTTCTGATAAAGAACAAGTGTCACTAAAACTTTTTAAAGAGAAGCATCTTGAGGTTTATGATTTCTTTCAAATGGAGAACTTAACAATCGAAATACTAGATAAAGAAATATTATGGGAGGAAAAAGAATCGGTGACGATTCCAGCTAAAATTTCCTATGATACTTTTGCAAGAAAAGTAGACTATGAGGTTGAATTTGTCCTAGCAAAAACAATAGATGAGGAAGAAAATGAACACTGGCATCTCGATTGGGATCCTACCTTTATTTTTCCCGATTATGCACTAACAGATACATTTAAAGTCGCCTATTCACCTGCCCCTAGAGGGGAGATATTTGATAAAGAAGGCCGGTTGCTTGCAGGGGATGAAGAACTAATCCTACTTGGAATTATTCCGGGAAAGTTTGACGCAGAAACAGACCTCACACGACTTGCCGAACATATTAATCTGACAGAAGAGGATATCACCAAGCTATATACAGTAAGCTGGGCTCAACCAGATCAATTAATGGTTATTAAAAAATTTCGAGAAGAGCAAAGAGAGCATGTTCTCGAAATTATCGACTTTGAAAAAGGAATTTGGAATAACAGAGAAGTACAACGGGTATACCCATATGCTGAAGCTACAGCTCATTTAGTTGGTTATATCGATGAGGTTACGGCACAAGACTTGGAAGAAAATGATGAGTATGAAGCTGGTGACAGGGTAGGAAAAGCAGGAATGGAGGCCCTTTATGAAGAACAACTAAAAGGAACAGAAGGAATGCTTGTGACTCAAGTGAAAGAGGACGGAACGGAAAAAACAGTTGCCAGAACAGAGCCTGTCAGGGGAGAGGACATTACGCTCACGATAGATGCCGAGATTCAAGCTAAGTTATATGAGACGATTAAAGATGAAACAGGCCAGGCCACGGTGTATGAACCAAGCACTGGAAAAGTACTAAGTCTTGTAAGTGTCCCTGCATATGATCCCAATAGTGTCACAATAGGTCCACGTAATAATGCAACACTGAATACTTTCCGTTATACCTATTCTCCAGGATCTACAATGAAACTCTTAACAGCCATTATAGGACTAGAAAGCGGAAAGCTAGATCCAAATCATCAATATGATATACCAAAGAAACAATGGAATATCGGAGGCAGCAACGTTACAAGAGTGTATGAAGATGATAAAAAGGTTGATTTGCGAAGTGGGTTGAACAATTCAGATAATATCTATTTTGCAATGGCAGGGGTGGAAATTGGTGCAGAAACTTTTGAAGAGGGTTTGAGAAAACTCGGGGTTGGGGAAGAACTTCCTTTTGCATATCCAATAGAAAGCAATTCACAAATCTCTAACTCAGGCAAATTTAACAGTAATGTCATGTTGGCACATACCGCATATGGACAAGGTGAATTTTTGATAAGTCTTGTTCATCTGGCAAGTATTTATGGGGGTATAGTGAATGACGGGACCATGATGAAGCCGTTATTATTGAAAGAAGAGGAGTCAAGCGTATGGAAGGAAATCGCTTCATCCGATACAGCAGCTTTACTTAAAGGACTTTTACGGCAAACGGTTACAGAAGGAAAGTCGAGCGTTGCTAATCTACCTGGCAGAGAAATTGCAGGTAAAACCGGAACGGCTGAAATAGATAAAACAAAAGGTATGGAAAACGGCCTTTGGATTTCTTACGATCAAAAGAATCCAACACTCTTAACCGCCATGCTAATAGAGGATGTGCTTGAAAAAGGCGGAAGCAAACACACAATAGAGCTGACAAACAAATTTTATGGTGCACTATCAAATTAA
- a CDS encoding YceI family protein, which produces MAKTVWNIDKSHSSVDFAVKHMMFATVKGGFQEYEAKVVADPTNLTDAEIEFVIDVASIDTRSSDRDAHLRSADFFDVDNHPKMTFVATNIVKADENEYEVTGNLTLRGTTKSETFSVTFEGSGQDPWGNEKAGFSVEGKIKRSDYGLTWNAPLEAGGVLVGDQIKISLQLQAAKA; this is translated from the coding sequence ATGGCAAAAACAGTTTGGAATATTGACAAATCTCATAGTTCAGTAGATTTCGCAGTTAAACACATGATGTTCGCTACCGTAAAGGGTGGGTTTCAGGAATATGAGGCAAAAGTTGTAGCAGATCCAACAAATTTAACAGATGCTGAGATTGAATTTGTAATAGATGTAGCAAGTATTGATACTCGAAGCAGTGATCGTGATGCTCACCTTCGTTCAGCGGATTTCTTTGATGTAGATAATCATCCGAAAATGACGTTCGTCGCGACAAACATTGTAAAAGCAGATGAAAACGAGTATGAAGTTACAGGTAACTTAACGCTGCGAGGAACGACAAAATCTGAGACTTTTTCAGTTACGTTTGAAGGGTCTGGTCAGGACCCTTGGGGAAATGAGAAAGCAGGTTTTTCAGTAGAAGGAAAAATTAAACGTAGTGATTACGGTCTCACTTGGAATGCTCCGCTAGAAGCTGGTGGCGTACTTGTTGGAGACCAAATCAAAATTTCTTTACAATTGCAAGCAGCTAAAGCGTAA